CCTGGCGCTAGGTAACTAAGCTGGTTCAGACAGCGCAGGCTTATGCCCTCGGTGATGTTCCCCCAGGAGAGTCACCCACAGCCAATGTTCAAAATGCAAACTCAAAGCTGTCCATGCTTCCCCAGCGTTAATCTTTGGGCTGTATTTACTGTGGGCAATGAGGCTACCCTCACTTGAAGCTGGGCTCAGTTTCACTTGCTGGGACAGCATGGGCCCCGTCAGGAGGCGCTATGGTGTTGCCACTAGTACCTTACACTCAAACAACCAGAGTCCCTGTGGGGAGACATCAGATGTCCAGCCACAGAAGGAGGTGGTCAGAGCACTTGCCCCATAGCTTCTCAGATCCTGACACAAATCTGCCATTGCTTTGAAGGAGCAGCAAACCAGACGGAGAAACGCCTGCTGGAGACACTGCACCTGGACTCAATGCCCTGTCTCCACCAGCTGCTGAGTAGCATTCGCAAGCAGCTCACAGGGTCCGTGCTCCATGTGGCTTCACGGATCTATCTGCAGAAAGGTGAGAGCCAGGAACAGGGAattcctgcagggctggggttgtGGAAATAAACCTGTCTGGGGGACACGCAGAGACTGACGCAGCTAGGCTGATACAACAGTGATGCCTGTTAATTATCTGAAGTACTCCCCATGGGGATGTCCCAGTTCTCTGGTGAGTACATCTGGCTTCACACTGCATGCCTGACATGCTACGTGCCATCAAGGCCAGATGACCGCATGTCAAGGTCCTTTCTTGCAGGGCTTGAGGTAAAAGAGAAATTCTTGGAGAACGCTGAGCAGTTCTATGGGGCaaagcctgtgaccctgtctggaaACAATGAGAAAGACCTCATAGCCATAAATGAGTGGATAAAGGAGGCAACTGAAGGGCAGATACCCAGCTTCCTGGCTCAGCTCCCAGAGAGCATTGTGATGCTCCTGCTCAATGCTGTCCACTTCCGTGGTGAGCTTCTGTGCACCCCTCAGGCCCCCCTGGCCAGCATCTCCCTTGGGGTGCCAGGTCCTTTCCCCATGTGAAGTAGCTGCATACACCCCTGTGGCATTTCCTTTCATTTTGCCCCCATTTGCTAGATCTGCTCCTTCCCCCTCTATGTAGGCAGCTTCCCTTGTATAGTGTGCTCTTTAAATCTCACTGCAGTGCAGCCTCCTATTTCCTCACCTCTTCTCTATACGTTAACTAACCCAGCAGCTAGAACTAACCCACAGCATCCCTGGAACCTTGCGGGTCCTGGtcctattttatttttcttagccAGAACACAGACTTCACTAGGTGCCCAGCACGCTGCTGGTGCTGAGTCCTGGCCAGGTTCCAGCTCAACCCCACCTTAGCCTTGTCTTCCTTTACTTCTTTGAGGGGTGAGTTCCTCTGTGTTCCCAGGGATCTGGCTTGTACACGGTGTCAGGGGTTCCTGCAAATCACCACCTTCATCGACCCTTGCATGCATGGCTGCCCAACAGCTGTCTCGCCGCTCCTCAATCCCTGATTTTAGCAGCTCTTAGAGACATTTTCTGCTTTCTCCCCACAGCACCTCAGTCTTCTCCCAATTGAGGCACAGCCAGGGATGCCATTAGGCATTGGCTCATTGCACTGTACCACATGGCCTCTCCTGAGGGTAAAGCCATACTGCTGTCACAATTCTTCAGGCTGTGGCACATCTCTCCCCCTGCTCTGGTCCCCACTCCCCTGCTTGCTGGTGTTGTGGCAGGcactttcctttgtttttgttttttttaacaatgGGTTAGATGAATTACAAATTTATGTTTTTGGACAGGATTTTGGAGGGATAAGTTTGACCCCAGAGAGACTGGCACAGATATATTCCACCTCGATGACCAGTTCATGGTTCCAGTTGAGATGATGAAAGCTCAGAAATATTCCTTGAGCTGGTTTACTCTGGATCCCCTGGAGGTTCAGGTAAGAGACTGTCTGGTACGCTGCCCAGCAGCTATGGGAATactcctcaaaaacaacaagatgccCTGTTGCACAtaatagaataacagatattttggagcataagctttcgtgggcaaagacctgcttcgtcagaaaATATCCCTGTTATTGCAATGCCACTACCGCATCCATGTTCTGCAAGAAGAGATGGGTAATACCTGTTCACAGACGCAGGACACAAAGTTCTTTACGAACTTCCTTTGCCTTCATTCCCTGAAAGGCTGTAAGGCTTCATTCCTTGCCTCAAATTCATGGGACAATGAACTAGATGGGACCTAATGGACCTTTTGGGATAAGTCTGAGAGAAATGATGGAACGTAGAGATTGAATTCTCCCATGGGACGTGGACAGATCACTTCAGAACAGAGCAACTATACAGGTCATTTTCCTGGGAGGCCTCTGTGTTTTTCAAACTTTGGTCTCCACCTACCTTGTGGATAAAGACTGGATCTGACCATTAGCAAAGTCTGTTCCAGAGACCCTTTTTCTCCCTGGGATAAACCATCACTCCATTCCCACTAGGCTGCCTCTGACTAATTGTTCTATGAGCAAATCTACAATACGACTAAAAGGGAAATATTGCTTTCTGGACCCTCATAGGCTCTGCGTGGCTCTATCCTGTTCTACCAATTCTTCTGATTGGTTTGTTTCTAGGTAGCCAGGTTTCCCTTTAAGGGCAACATGAGCTTTGTGGCCATTGTGCCAAACCAGTTTAAGTGGAACACTTCCCACGTGCTGTCAAACCTCAGCTATGACAAGCTGCACAACCGCTTCCCCAAGGAGAAGCCCACCATGGTAAAGATGCCTAAACTGCATGTAGATTACCATCTGGAACTCAGCCAAGTCCTCAGAAGACTAGGTAATACCCCAGATAAGGTTTGCATGGGATGTATGGGCTGGGCTGATTGCATTTATCTGTGCACTGAAGATTAGAACTGATCTCCTTGTTCCAGGCAACTTCAAGACTTTGTGACTCTTCACtttctccctttccattttagcACTAGCCTTTTCTCTGCCCACCCCCCGAAAACATGCCTCCTTTTGGTCTGAGAGCCTTCTCCACTGTGTTTCCTGCACCTGTCTTCCCCCTACTTCCTCCTTCAGCTCTCACTTCCAGACTAAAGTGTGTGCATATTTCTTCTGCCTGTGACTTGGGTTTATATTCTCTTAATGTTGGGATGCACAAGTGGCTAAGACAACTGCAGTTCTCAGTGACAACGCAGATCACAAAGCCCAGAACAAAATACGTGAGAATTAAGGACCAAACGATCTCTGCTAAGATGATCCTGAGCAGCGACTTCCAGATGAGAGTAGGCAAAAACAGAGCCTGAGACTCTGTCTAGATTGCGGAGAACAGTCAGCAAAAGATACCTCAATTGTgcaacatatttgcatatctcctgctgaaAGTTTGTTGGGAGAGAGTTTCCCGATATTTGTCCTGTCCACAcaaggccaaatgttgggaaaaccccctctgctgacacatctcTTCCTCCTTGTGGAACGAGGATGACCAGAATGTCGGCAGAACACTCCTGAAGCGCAGACGTCTGTCAGGAGACCTCAGGGCTCCCAACAGacgcctgcagtttagacatagcctcagtgtgttTCAGAAATGCAGCAGAACCTTCTTCCTGGACAAATCATTTCCAGCATAGCAGGAATGACACTAACCACAAACCCTCCATCTACCCAAATGCCCTGCATAAAACAAAATctgcaaccaaccaaccaacaccAAAGGGTACTCCACCAGAGCGTTATGAATCCTTCTAAGGATGTCActgtttccattgactttatgtggcaggtgctcagataccatgaTGTGAGCTGCGGTAGAAAGTCCTAGGATAGCTGGTCAGTCCATGTGAAAGCTGCGTTTGTTTGGCACTTGCAGGTCTCCATCCAGGGAGGGCCTGGTAACTCTAGCAAGAGTATGCGTTATCTGCCCATTCCCAAGTGCAGGTTCTGCTATGGAGCACTGGTGCTGTGGGTAGCATACAGCAATGAAGGCAGTTGTTTCCACAACAGGGATAAAATGAGTGAGCTGATGGCATGCCATGGCACTGGAGTAATGAGAAGACAGGCTTCTGTTTGACCCAGTTTGATTTCTCTTTAGGCCTTGAGGAGTTGTTTTCAGCCCCGGACCTGCATAAGATCACAGACGAGCCTCTCTTCGTATCCAGCATCCAGCACCAGTCCACCCTGGAACTTGCAGAAGATGGTGTGGAGGCGTCAGCTGTTACCAGTGTCATGATGTCTCGTTCACTCTCCACTTTCAGCCTCAACCAACCCTTTTTCTTCATCATTTTTGAGGAGACAACAGGCATCCCGCTCTTTGTGGGCAGCATCCGGAACCCCAACCCCAGCGCTGCCAAACAGAGAAAAGAGCCAGAGGATTTGCCTAACCtgaaaaatggcaacaaaaatggtatCCCCAAATAAGGAAGGAACAGTGTCTAGGGGCCCTGGGACTTCAGCCTGTGGGACTTGTTGAAGGGTCTCTCTCCCCCCGGCTAGGCTTCCATTGGACGTCTTTCTGCCCCATTCCAATGGGTCCCCTCTGGTAGGGCTCTCTCAAGAGCCCCTCAGCACCACCCTTGAGCAGCAGTACTGAGCACCTTATTGTCGTGAATACTCATTAGCTTCTGACTCTGTCTCTGTGCAATTGGAAAAAAGCAAGAGGtctcaaagatgctctttcctctgagCCCTTTGTGCACATTCCTTGGTCAGGACATTCACTAAACAGAGGCACTTGCTTGTCACCAGCTTTACAAACAGCTCAGCCAAAGGGATTAGCAGCCAGTTGCCTTCCTTGGGATGTGAGTCTCAGCTACTGCTTCTGACAGAGGTTCCATTCCTGCTCCAGTCCCCTGGTACGTATGTGCAAAGGAGGAGGTTCATTTCTATCCCTAGCAGCAGCCCTTCACCTATGATTTCTGGAGGCATCTCTTTTTGTAAAGTGTTTTTTTAATAATGTTTATGTTGGCAGAATAATAAAGAATGAAACAGAAGTTGTTGGGCTGAGCTGCCACTTGAGAGACTCCCTGTAGAGACTGAAAAGAGGCAGAGCTAGGCAAACAATCTGAGTAATTTCaaagactaggaaaataaatcagagaggtagctgagttagtctgtgtcttcaaaaacaacaagaagtcctgtggcaccttatagactaacagatatactggagtataagcttttgtgggcaaagacctgctttgtctcatgcatgtgtgggcagggg
This Carettochelys insculpta isolate YL-2023 chromosome 19, ASM3395843v1, whole genome shotgun sequence DNA region includes the following protein-coding sequences:
- the SERPINF2 gene encoding alpha-2-antiplasmin encodes the protein MLYKRRKMVILLWSLMLCLSAWRESPGFPLAHALEICPCDDVAQQQSLEASEGAGAPGGDSQLVLIPTLLPVREPTLPNAALQDSTSDTWEDIHGPTLPLTTTTTTTTTSPGAGFTSSKGHLVPEAVGDHKQVLEEQKFDSSEEEGQEHGCDMSQEQRRSLADSLMKFTIDLLTEVQLEASKPNVILSPLSITLALSHLALGAANQTEKRLLETLHLDSMPCLHQLLSSIRKQLTGSVLHVASRIYLQKGLEVKEKFLENAEQFYGAKPVTLSGNNEKDLIAINEWIKEATEGQIPSFLAQLPESIVMLLLNAVHFRGFWRDKFDPRETGTDIFHLDDQFMVPVEMMKAQKYSLSWFTLDPLEVQVARFPFKGNMSFVAIVPNQFKWNTSHVLSNLSYDKLHNRFPKEKPTMVKMPKLHVDYHLELSQVLRRLGLEELFSAPDLHKITDEPLFVSSIQHQSTLELAEDGVEASAVTSVMMSRSLSTFSLNQPFFFIIFEETTGIPLFVGSIRNPNPSAAKQRKEPEDLPNLKNGNKNGIPK